One genomic segment of Thalassospiraceae bacterium LMO-SO8 includes these proteins:
- a CDS encoding PilZ domain-containing protein, translating to MHVAANNHVTRPTRHPYHQPAHGRYGNRAFHGSVENVSATGAAIALGEAGVTVDNGTFVDMHVEGLGHLSGRVARTYDGGFAVQFDTDGTDLDAVAEAIGRLDRHA from the coding sequence ATGCACGTCGCGGCCAACAATCACGTCACCCGCCCGACCCGCCATCCTTATCATCAGCCCGCCCACGGCCGGTACGGTAACCGCGCCTTCCACGGATCCGTGGAAAACGTCTCCGCCACGGGAGCCGCGATCGCCTTGGGCGAGGCCGGGGTGACGGTCGACAACGGCACGTTCGTCGACATGCATGTCGAGGGCCTGGGGCATCTTTCCGGCCGTGTCGCGCGGACCTACGATGGCGGTTTCGCGGTGCAGTTCGACACCGACGGCACGGACCTGGATGCCGTCGCCGAGGCGATTGGCCGGCTCGACCGCCACGCCTGA
- a CDS encoding TauD/TfdA family dioxygenase, translating to MKITPLHPVLGAEVTDIDLAAELTAAQVSDIRAAMDTYGVLAFRGQALDDAQQRRFSENFGPLETSRKLHRKGYVPRLDPKMSDISNLDENGTPLPKDDFRLLNMYANRLWHTDSSFKPIPARYSILAAHVLPKNGGGNTEFADMRAAYDDLDTATKARIEHYICIHSIMNSRERLGFTDFDEGERKGLPPVRQVLVRTHPGSGRKSLYLASHAGSIEGLPVPEGRIILMDLMEHATQPKYVYSHVWRPGDVVMWDNRCTMHRGRWHDPADIRDLRRTTISDEVPTVPQEAPRQAG from the coding sequence GTGAAGATCACACCCCTTCATCCCGTTCTCGGCGCCGAGGTCACGGACATCGACCTTGCCGCCGAATTGACCGCGGCCCAGGTATCCGACATCCGCGCCGCGATGGACACCTACGGTGTTCTGGCGTTTCGCGGCCAGGCCCTGGACGACGCGCAGCAGCGGCGGTTTTCGGAAAACTTCGGTCCCCTGGAAACCAGCCGCAAGCTGCACCGCAAGGGATACGTCCCGCGCCTGGATCCGAAGATGAGCGACATTTCCAACCTGGATGAAAACGGCACCCCCCTGCCGAAGGACGATTTCCGCCTGCTCAACATGTACGCCAACCGTTTGTGGCACACGGATTCGTCGTTCAAACCCATTCCCGCCCGCTATTCGATCCTGGCGGCCCATGTCCTGCCCAAGAACGGCGGCGGCAACACCGAATTCGCCGACATGCGCGCGGCCTACGACGACCTGGACACGGCCACCAAGGCCCGCATCGAACATTACATCTGCATTCATTCCATCATGAATTCGCGGGAACGGCTGGGCTTCACCGATTTCGACGAGGGCGAACGCAAGGGCCTGCCGCCGGTCCGCCAGGTGCTGGTGCGCACCCATCCGGGATCGGGCCGCAAGAGCCTTTATCTGGCGTCCCACGCGGGCAGCATCGAGGGCCTGCCCGTGCCCGAGGGCCGCATCATCCTGATGGACCTGATGGAACACGCGACGCAGCCCAAATATGTCTACAGCCATGTCTGGCGGCCGGGCGACGTGGTCATGTGGGACAACCGCTGCACCATGCACCGGGGCCGATGGCACGATCCGGCGGATATCCGCGACCTGCGCCGGACCACCATTTCCGACGAGGTTCCGACCGTGCCCCAGGAAGCCCCCCGCCAGGCAGGGTGA